GGCCTTCGAGCGTGGCCCTGACCGTATTAAACGGATTCCCGCGTCCGAGCGTTTTCGAAATGATATTATGCGCGCCGACCAGTTCGACGACCGCTCGCACCGCACCGCCGGCAATGATGCCTGTTCCGTCGACCGCCGGCTTGAGCAACACATGTTCGGCGCCGAAGAGACCATGAACTTCATGCGGAATCGTCCCGCCCTTGAGCGAAACGTGCACAAGATGCTTCTTGGCCTGCTCGACCGCCTTGGCTATAGCGACTGGCACTTCCGCGGCTTTTCCCTTGCCGATCCCCACCCAGCCATTGCCATCGCCAACGACGACCAGAGCGCAGAAATTGAACCGCTTGCCGCCCTTCACCACTTTAGCGACGCGATTAATGAAGACGACCTTGTCTTTCAGATTTAGCTCATCTGGATTTACTCGCACGCGAATCCTCTCTTCTTCCTTCCCACCGCCGTTAGGGTGAGAGTCACTAGAGTAAGCGATCTAAAACTGAAGCCCACCCTCGCGAGAAGCCTCCGCGAGAGCCTTGACCCGCCCATGATACATTCGACCGCCGCGGTCAAACACGACCGAGGAGACTTTCGCCGTTTTAGCCCGATCGGCCAAGAGTTTTCCAACAGCCTTGGCCGCCTCAATGCTTCCGGTCGACTTCAAGGAAGCCTTCAAGGATTTATCGAGCGAGGATGCAGCAGCCAGCGTCGCGCCCTTCAGGTCGTCAATGATTTGCGCATAGATATGGGATCTGCTGCGAAATACATTCAGACGGGGGCGCTCGGTGGTGCCAAATACCCGCTTACGGACTCGCTGCCTTCGCTGTTCAAGTTGTCGTGCTTTTTCTGCTGTATTCATGGTGCGCCTATTTCCCCGTCTTGCCTTCCTTCTTTCGCAACGTTTCGCCCATATACCGCACGCCCTTCTGCTTGTACACATCGGGAGGCTTAATGGCGCGCAGATTCGCGGCAACTTGCCCAACGAGCCGCTTGTCGATCCCCTTCACATTGATGAGCGTCTGCTTGTCGACCTTGACGTCAATCCCGGTTGGAACCTGATAGACCACGGGATTGATGTACCCGACGTTGAAACTCATCGTCTTGCCCTGCAATGCCGCCTTATAACCGACTCCGGTGATTTCCAATGAACGCTCATACCCCTTGGTCACACCATGGATCATGTTATTCAGCTCAGCCCGGACCAACCCATGAAGCGCGCGCACCTTTTGATCATCACTGGACCGGCTGACGACGACGTTCCCGCTTTCGACTGCAACCGCAACCCCCTCAACCAGCGACCAGTCTAACTTGCCAAGCGGGCCCTTGACCGAGACCGTCGGGCCAGCGACTTTCACTTCCACTCCGGCTGGAATGGCAATCGGCTTTTTCCCAATCCGTGACATGATGGTCTTTCCTTAATTCTTAGCCTTGATGCGAATCACTTACCATACAGAACAGAGTACTTCACCGCCCAATCCGTTCTTGCGGGACTCTGCATCCGTCATAATGCCTTTTGAGGTCGACAGGATCGCCACACCAATCCCGTTTCTCACCTTGGCAATTTCCTTGCTGCCAACATAGACGCGCCGGCCAGGCTTGCTGATGCGCTGCATGCCCGTAATCATAGGCTGGCCTTCGCCCACATAGCGTAGCTGAACGGACAACACAGGATGCCCATCTTCCGTCGCCGACTCCACACCATCCACATAGCCTTCCTTTTTCAGGATGTCCAGGACGGCCCGCTTCAATTTTGACGCAGGCACCGAAATGGTGTCGTGACGGCGCTGAGAGCCATTTTTCAATCGAGTGAGAAGATCGCTAATTGGATCAGTAACCATGCTGTTCCCTTTTCTTTCCCTTCTATCTCAAATGCCAGCGGCCACTACCAGCTCGACTTGCGAATTCCAGGGATATCTCCCTTGAGACTCAATAGCCGGAAGCAAATCCTGCACATGCGGAACCGATTTAAAAATCCACGCACACGCCCGCACAACGGGCATCGGTTATAGCACCGGCATCCAAACTTTGGCTTACTGACCGCCTTATTCCGTAGCGCTAAACGTGACACATGAACTCCTTCTGCTCAATGGCCCAGTCTTGGCCTAATTTGCCTCAGACTCTGAAAGGCATGCCGAGATGCTTCAGCAGCGCTTTCCCCTCATCATTCGTATTGGCGGTCGTCACGATCGTAATGTCCATGCCGTGAATCGACGCCACTTCATCATACTTAATTTCTGGAAAAATCAACTGCTCTTTCAGGCCCAGCGTATAATTTCCGCGGCCGTCAAAGGCCTTGGGGGAAACTCCACGGAAGTCCCGAATACGAGGCAACGCAAGCGTCACCAGGCGGTCGAAGAATTCATACATGCGGCGGCTACGGAGCGTGACTTTGGCGCCGATGGGAAGGCCCTGCCGCAACTTGAATCCTGCAATAGCCTTCTTCGCTCTGGTGATGACCGGCTTTTGGCCCGTGATCGTGCCGAGCTCCGTTACCGCGCCCTCGAGCAACTTGGCATTCTGAATCGCCTCTCCCATCCCGACATTGAGCACGATCCGCTCAAGCTTAGGCACCTGCATCACATTCTTATAGCCAAACTCTTTCATGAGAGCAGGCACGACTTTCTGCTGGTACGCATCCCGGAGCCGCGGCTTAAAGCTCGACTCATGACTACCCTCGTCCAATGCCTGAGGCGATGCAACGCCGTCCTTCTTGGAAGTCTTTCGTTCTGACGGTTTCGCTGTGCGCCCTTTTTCAACCTTCGCCATGCGTTACTCCTCAACCTACTCGACAGTCTCGTTCGATTTTTTGCTGTACCGGACCCGCCGGCCATCTTCCAGCTTGCGCATTCCCAGACGCGTTGGCTTCTGAGTGACCGGACAGAAGAACATCACATTGGAGATGGCGATCGGAGCCTCGCGCTCAAGAATACCGCCCTGCTTCGCCTTTTGACTGGGCTTGGTGTGGCGCTTGATCATGTTGAGCTTCTCAACGATCAGCTTCCCCTTGCCCAAATCGACGGACAAAACCTTTCCTGACTTTCCGGACTCGCGACCGGAAATCACCACCACCGTGTCACCTTTTCTAATTCTGCTTTTCCGAAGTGCTTGCACAGCGTCCCCCGCGAAATCGTCCCTATAACACTTCAGGTGCCAGGGAGATGATTTTCATGAATTTCTTCCAGCGCAACTCGCGCGCAACCGGGCCGAAAATACGAGTCCCGATCGGCTCTCCATCCTTATTGATCAACACGCAGGCATTCCGGTCAAACTTGATGTAAGAGCCATCTTCTCGGCGGACTTCTTTCGTCGTCCGAACGATCACCGCACGGCTCACATCACCCTTCTTCACACTAGCCTGCGGAATAGCTTCCTTCACCGCCACCACAACGATATCTCCGAGCGACGCATAGCGGCGGCGAGTTCCGCCGAACACATGGAAACACATCGCCTGCTTGGCCCCGGAGTTGTCAGCGACATCCATATAGCTATAGTTCTGAATCATGCTCGCGATCTTCCTTACCAGCTAGAGAACCGAATCAGTGAACGGCTTACTTCCCAATCACTTCCACGACGCGCCAATGCTTATCTTTGCTGATCGGGCGGGTCTCAACCATTCTCACCCGATCGCCGATCTTGCATACGTTCTGTTCATCGTGCGCCTTGAACTTTGTGATCCGGCGAAGGACCTTGCGATAGATGGGATGAATCACCGACCGCTCGACGGCCACCACCACCGTCTTGTCCATCTTGTTGCTCAACACGCGGCCAACCCACTCGCGCTTACTGCCTGCATCTGACATAGTCTCTATCCTTTACCCTAAAGTTCAAACCTTTGAGACTTCCCGCAAGACGGTCTTGATCCTCGCCAGATCGCGCTTGGCCTTCCGAATCTGCATCGGATTTTCAAGCCGACCCGTGCCGAGCTGGAACCGAAAGTTAAACAGCTCCTGAACAAGCTGTTTTTCCTTTTCGAGCAGCTCTGGGGCCGTCAATTGTCGCAATTCTTTCACATCCAACGCCATATACGTCACTCCTCGCCGAACAGATCCCGCTTCGGTTAGAACTCTCCGCGCGCGACACACTTCGTCGCGACCGGCAACTTGTGCGATGCCAAGCGAAACGCTTCCTTCGCCACATCTAAAGGCACGCCGTCCATCTCATAGAGAATACGCCCTGGCTTGACGACGGCAACCCAGTACTCGGGATTGCCCTTTCCTTTACCCATTCGAGTTTCCGCCGGCTTTTTCGTAATGGGCTTATCCGGGAAAATCCTGGTCCAAACCTGGCCGCCTCGCTTCACAAAGCGGGTAATCGCGATTCTGGCGGCTTCGATTTGGCGGCTGGTCACCCACCCTGGCTCCAACGCCTTCAAACCGAATTCGC
The Nitrospira sp. genome window above contains:
- the rpsE gene encoding 30S ribosomal protein S5, translated to MRVNPDELNLKDKVVFINRVAKVVKGGKRFNFCALVVVGDGNGWVGIGKGKAAEVPVAIAKAVEQAKKHLVHVSLKGGTIPHEVHGLFGAEHVLLKPAVDGTGIIAGGAVRAVVELVGAHNIISKTLGRGNPFNTVRATLEGLCQLRNPEEVLRLRREAGSGQRERAIVG
- the rplR gene encoding 50S ribosomal protein L18, coding for MNTAEKARQLEQRRQRVRKRVFGTTERPRLNVFRSRSHIYAQIIDDLKGATLAAASSLDKSLKASLKSTGSIEAAKAVGKLLADRAKTAKVSSVVFDRGGRMYHGRVKALAEASREGGLQF
- the rplF gene encoding 50S ribosomal protein L6; protein product: MSRIGKKPIAIPAGVEVKVAGPTVSVKGPLGKLDWSLVEGVAVAVESGNVVVSRSSDDQKVRALHGLVRAELNNMIHGVTKGYERSLEITGVGYKAALQGKTMSFNVGYINPVVYQVPTGIDVKVDKQTLINVKGIDKRLVGQVAANLRAIKPPDVYKQKGVRYMGETLRKKEGKTGK
- the rpsH gene encoding 30S ribosomal protein S8; this encodes MVTDPISDLLTRLKNGSQRRHDTISVPASKLKRAVLDILKKEGYVDGVESATEDGHPVLSVQLRYVGEGQPMITGMQRISKPGRRVYVGSKEIAKVRNGIGVAILSTSKGIMTDAESRKNGLGGEVLCSVW
- a CDS encoding type Z 30S ribosomal protein S14, producing MSRLALRNKAVSKPKFGCRCYNRCPLCGRVRGFLNRFRMCRICFRLLSLKGDIPGIRKSSW
- the rplE gene encoding 50S ribosomal protein L5, whose product is MAKVEKGRTAKPSERKTSKKDGVASPQALDEGSHESSFKPRLRDAYQQKVVPALMKEFGYKNVMQVPKLERIVLNVGMGEAIQNAKLLEGAVTELGTITGQKPVITRAKKAIAGFKLRQGLPIGAKVTLRSRRMYEFFDRLVTLALPRIRDFRGVSPKAFDGRGNYTLGLKEQLIFPEIKYDEVASIHGMDITIVTTANTNDEGKALLKHLGMPFRV
- the rplX gene encoding 50S ribosomal protein L24, which produces MQALRKSRIRKGDTVVVISGRESGKSGKVLSVDLGKGKLIVEKLNMIKRHTKPSQKAKQGGILEREAPIAISNVMFFCPVTQKPTRLGMRKLEDGRRVRYSKKSNETVE
- the rplN gene encoding 50S ribosomal protein L14, with the translated sequence MIQNYSYMDVADNSGAKQAMCFHVFGGTRRRYASLGDIVVVAVKEAIPQASVKKGDVSRAVIVRTTKEVRREDGSYIKFDRNACVLINKDGEPIGTRIFGPVARELRWKKFMKIISLAPEVL
- the rpsQ gene encoding 30S ribosomal protein S17; this translates as MSDAGSKREWVGRVLSNKMDKTVVVAVERSVIHPIYRKVLRRITKFKAHDEQNVCKIGDRVRMVETRPISKDKHWRVVEVIGK
- the rpmC gene encoding 50S ribosomal protein L29, producing MDVKELRQLTAPELLEKEKQLVQELFNFRFQLGTGRLENPMQIRKAKRDLARIKTVLREVSKV
- the rplP gene encoding 50S ribosomal protein L16, with product MLAPKKVKFRKMQKGRMTGKAYRGGQITLGEFGLKALEPGWVTSRQIEAARIAITRFVKRGGQVWTRIFPDKPITKKPAETRMGKGKGNPEYWVAVVKPGRILYEMDGVPLDVAKEAFRLASHKLPVATKCVARGEF